The Syntrophales bacterium genome includes a window with the following:
- a CDS encoding GerMN domain-containing protein, translating into MPTGKQRKISKVKNRKKKKSRRILFLLLIITAGFVSLVIFFVALFDYLYPPITGKGVLPKKREKQAVVLYFSDANERFLVPEKRYIPRGRDDVEKAMELVNALLEGSKKGLVNTFPENVNLQSIKIEGGGTAYVSFGKNLVKYHPGGSTSEISTVYSLTNTLTSNIPAIKKVKILIEGKEAESIKGHIDLRYPFTMNRELLAPDSREG; encoded by the coding sequence ATGCCTACAGGGAAACAGAGGAAAATCAGCAAGGTAAAGAACAGGAAAAAAAAGAAAAGCAGGAGGATACTTTTTCTTCTGCTCATCATTACGGCAGGCTTTGTCTCCCTCGTCATCTTCTTTGTAGCTCTCTTCGATTACTTATACCCACCAATTACTGGAAAGGGCGTCCTCCCCAAGAAAAGGGAGAAACAGGCGGTAGTCCTCTATTTCTCGGATGCCAACGAACGATTCCTGGTCCCGGAAAAGAGATATATTCCAAGGGGAAGGGATGACGTTGAGAAGGCAATGGAATTGGTGAATGCACTGCTGGAAGGTTCCAAGAAGGGGCTGGTGAATACATTTCCTGAAAATGTGAACTTGCAAAGTATTAAAATTGAGGGAGGCGGAACGGCTTATGTCAGTTTCGGCAAAAACCTTGTCAAATACCACCCGGGTGGAAGTACCAGTGAAATATCTACCGTATATTCCCTGACCAACACCCTGACGTCAAATATCCCGGCTATTAAAAAGGTAAAGATCCTCATAGAGGGGAAAGAGGCGGAATCAATAAAAGGACATATTGACTTAAGGTATCCCTTTACCATGAATAGGGAGTTGTTGGCCCCCGATTCAAGGGAAGGGTAA
- a CDS encoding HD domain-containing protein: MRDIANFLFEVGMLKKTPRTGYQFLGSGSESVAEHTLMTVFIGYTLCKLEAEVDELKVLKICLVHDLPEARTGDMNYVSKKYVTVHEEKAIRELTETLFFGEEIKSAIDEFNERKTKESLLAHDADQLALILQLKEYGDLGNRYSKEWIEFAVKRLCTENAKKIADSILETDSSQWWFKDKSDWWVNGNRTNSER, encoded by the coding sequence ATGCGGGATATCGCAAATTTTCTGTTTGAGGTTGGCATGTTAAAGAAAACCCCGCGCACGGGTTACCAGTTTCTCGGTTCCGGGAGTGAATCAGTGGCCGAACATACCTTAATGACAGTCTTCATCGGCTATACCTTGTGTAAATTAGAAGCTGAGGTTGATGAATTGAAGGTCCTCAAGATATGCCTTGTCCATGACCTTCCCGAGGCAAGGACAGGGGATATGAACTACGTGAGCAAGAAATATGTGACCGTCCACGAGGAGAAGGCCATCAGAGAACTGACAGAGACCCTCTTCTTTGGAGAGGAAATCAAATCCGCCATTGATGAATTTAATGAAAGAAAAACAAAGGAATCCCTGCTTGCCCATGACGCCGACCAACTTGCCTTGATCCTTCAGTTGAAGGAATATGGAGACCTGGGAAACAGGTACAGCAAGGAATGGATCGAATTTGCCGTCAAACGGCTCTGTACGGAAAACGCAAAAAAAATAGCTGACAGTATCCTGGAGACAGATTCCTCTCAATGGTGGTTCAAGGATAAAAGTGACTGGTGGGTAAACGGCAATAGAACCAATAGTGAAAGGTGA
- a CDS encoding acyl-CoA dehydrogenase family protein: MSLNFEFSQEQKMIEENVWRWASSWLEPQMETLYEKDEMPPDLFRELGKLGLNGIVFEEEYGGAGLGYVEALIVHENIARVSNALAMTACSSQILCFDNFRRNATEGQKREILPKVCSGEYIGCLGITEPNAGSDAMSMSTRATKQGNKYIIVGSKTFITNGPVADVMLFYAKTDPEKGSRGISAFFFHTKGKEGFSCQKIKKWGMRTSPTGLITFDNMELPEENLIGGLNRGVVALTNGLCTERISLSACSIGSQRACLELSLRYAKERVQFGRPIASFQFIQGKLADMYTSYMSSKWMAYSAAAYCDSLEDKRGGKGTDLDRMAAASLLVCGQMGTRVAMDAIQIHGGYGYSQEFAVSRHYLDQKFWDIGAGTSEIRRMIIARELLRDEFKSGR; encoded by the coding sequence ATGTCGTTGAATTTTGAATTTTCTCAGGAACAGAAGATGATCGAAGAAAACGTGTGGCGATGGGCATCGTCATGGCTTGAACCGCAGATGGAAACACTATACGAAAAAGATGAAATGCCACCGGACCTTTTCAGGGAGTTAGGGAAACTTGGGTTAAACGGGATCGTATTTGAAGAGGAGTATGGCGGGGCTGGACTGGGTTATGTGGAAGCCCTGATCGTTCATGAGAACATTGCCCGGGTAAGTAATGCCCTTGCCATGACCGCTTGTTCAAGTCAGATACTCTGTTTCGACAATTTCCGCAGAAATGCCACGGAAGGGCAGAAAAGGGAAATACTACCCAAGGTCTGCAGCGGTGAGTACATAGGTTGCCTTGGGATTACCGAACCCAATGCTGGTTCCGATGCCATGAGCATGTCAACGAGAGCTACAAAGCAGGGCAATAAATACATCATCGTCGGCAGCAAGACGTTCATCACCAACGGCCCTGTAGCCGATGTCATGCTGTTTTATGCCAAGACAGATCCAGAAAAGGGATCTCGCGGTATTTCCGCCTTCTTTTTTCATACCAAAGGTAAGGAAGGTTTCTCGTGTCAAAAGATCAAAAAGTGGGGGATGAGGACGTCGCCGACGGGATTGATCACCTTTGACAACATGGAACTTCCTGAAGAAAATCTCATCGGCGGCTTGAACAGGGGGGTCGTTGCCCTGACAAACGGACTATGCACGGAGAGAATTTCCCTGAGTGCCTGCAGCATTGGCTCACAGAGGGCATGTCTCGAACTCAGTTTAAGGTATGCCAAAGAAAGGGTCCAGTTTGGGAGGCCTATCGCCTCCTTTCAATTCATTCAGGGGAAACTTGCCGACATGTATACAAGTTATATGTCTTCCAAGTGGATGGCTTACAGTGCTGCCGCCTACTGTGATTCGCTGGAGGACAAGAGAGGAGGAAAAGGCACGGATCTCGATCGCATGGCGGCCGCTTCCCTTCTTGTCTGTGGCCAAATGGGCACCAGGGTGGCCATGGACGCTATTCAGATTCATGGCGGTTATGGATACAGTCAGGAATTTGCCGTTTCCCGACATTACCTGGATCAGAAATTCTGGGATATCGGGGCGGGTACCTCGGAGATCCGGAGAATGATCATTGCAAGAGAACTCCTGAGGGATGAGTTCAAGAGCGGTCGTTAA